In Myxocyprinus asiaticus isolate MX2 ecotype Aquarium Trade chromosome 3, UBuf_Myxa_2, whole genome shotgun sequence, the following proteins share a genomic window:
- the LOC127423392 gene encoding TNF receptor-associated factor 2, giving the protein MAAQEPSPPSSMENNKPGFPKKILANKLEDKHLCNCCQNILRRPFQAQCGHRFCSYCFNRTVGSGPQKCNACIKEDIFEEPTSILKQGCAFPDNAARREVENLPAVCINEGCSWKGSIKDYELNHEGKCEFMILPCPLCKELIRLNEQERHNERECPERTLNCKYCKEPFHFKNIKAHDEICPKYPMICEGCAKKKIPREKYVDHIKFCSKFRTPCRYHVVGCDMSVEKEKIHDHERACAHEHLNMLLHYIMSMKVSLEGLQPQTLELAGHKAHELHQALRDLEARVSQLSVIPGPTGPPVQGVPSSSSSSSSASAAVLSPPPPTAATLPTSFTPLPSSVGAALELQLHSEKTKVAELGRRCQELEVKAGTFEDVVCVLNREVERFATTMEASNRQHRLDQDKIEALSNKVRQLERQVGVKDLTVAEMEGRLREMSATTYDGVFIWRISDYTKKRQDAIAGRAPAMFSPAFYTSKYGYKMCLRIYLNGDGTGRGSHLSLFFVVMRGMSDALLKWPFNQKVTLMLLDQSNREHIIDAFRPDITSSSFQRPVSDMNIASGCPLFCPLSKLEGKNSYVRDDTIFIKAIVDLTGL; this is encoded by the exons ATGGCTGCGCAAGAACCCTCTCCCCCGTCCTCCATGGAGAACAACAAGCCAGGGTTCCCAAAGAAGATTCTGGCCAACAAACTTGAAGACAAACATTTATGCAACTGCTGTCAGAACATTTTGAGAAGACCGTTCCAAGCTCAGTGCGGCCATCGCTTCTGTTCTTACTGCTTCAACCGGACTGTTGG ATCTGGACCACAGAAATGTAATGCTTGTATCAAAGAGGACATCTTTGAAGAGCCCACATCTATTCTCAAACAAGGCTGT GCGTTTCCTGATAATGCTGCCAGGAGAGAAGTTGAAAATCTTCCTGCTGTGTGCATCAATGAAGGTTGCTCCtggaaaggcagcataaaagattATGAG ttgAACCATGAGGGCAAATGTGAGTTCATGATTCTGCCGTGTCCCTTGTGCAAAGAGCTCATCAGACTTAATGAACAGGAGCGTCATAACGAGCGTGAATGCCCCGAGAGGACGCTcaactgtaaatactgtaaagAGCCATTTCACTTCAAAAACATCAag GCACATGATGAAATCTGTCCCAAATACCCCATGATTTGTGAAGGATGTGCGAAGAAGAAAATCCCCAGGGAGAAG TACGTTGACCACATCAAGTTCTGCAGCAAATTCAGAACTCCATGCAGATATCATGTGGTTGGCTGTGACATGTCA GTTGAGAAGGAGAAGATCCATGACCACGAGCGCGCATGTGCTCACGAGCATCTCAACATGCTGTTGCACTACATCATGAGTATGAAGGTTAGTCTGGAAGGTCTGCAGCCCCAAACTCTAGAGCTGGCCGGTCACAAAGCACACGAGCTTCACCAGGCGCTTCGAGACCTGGAAGCCCGAGTCAGTCAGCTGAGCGTCATCCCTGGCCCGACCGGGCCTCCCGTGCAGGGGGTCCCCTCCTCTTCATCCTCGTCCTCCTCTGCATCCGCCGCGGTGCTGTCACCTCCTCCACCGACCGCTGCCACCCTGCCCACCTCTTTCACACCTCTACCCAGCTCGGTGGGCGCGGCGCTGGAGCTCCAGCTCCACAGCGAGAAGACCAAAGTGGCGGAGTTGGGCCGGCGCTGCCAAGAGCTGGAGGTGAAGGCCGGGACGTTCGAAGACGTGGTGTGCGTGCTGAATCGTGAAGTGGAACGCTTCGCAACCACCATGGAAGCCAGTAACCGCCAACACAGACTTGATCAGGATAAAATCGAGGCACTCAGTAACAAG GTGCGACAGCTGGAACGGCAGGTGGGTGTTAAAGACCTGACTGTTGCTGAAATGGAGGGTAGATTACGAGAGATGTCCGCCACGACCTATGATGGTGTGTTTATCTGGCGAATATCAGATTATACAAAAAAGAGGCAAGATGCCATCGCTGGACGAGCGCCTGCCATGTTCTCACCTG CATTTTACACAAGCAAGTACGGCTATAAGATGTGTCTACGTATTTACCTGAACGGGGACGGGACGGGTCGTGGGAGTCATCTCTCGCTGTTCTTTGTAGTGATGAGGGGAATGAGTGATGCTCTGCTCAAATGGCCCTTCAACCAGAAG GTAACTCTAATGCTGCTGGACCAGAGTAACAGAGAGCACATCATCGATGCGTTCCGTCCTGACATCACTTCCTCCTCATTCCAGAGGCCAGTCAGCGACATGAACATCGCAAGCGGCTGCCCGCTCTTCTGCCCGCTGTCCAAGCTGGAGGGCAAGAACTCATACGTCCGCGATGACACCATCTTCATCAAAGCTATTGTGGATCTCACTGGCCTTTAG